A section of the Maylandia zebra isolate NMK-2024a linkage group LG8, Mzebra_GT3a, whole genome shotgun sequence genome encodes:
- the LOC143419838 gene encoding uncharacterized protein LOC143419838, which yields MSSDLAENIGRAVLSAIQRFSGNAPSTSQTPQHLESSNAPGPSRPAVSTGIPYCSDGYQGRLQISKEELENVLSLKTSFTEAASILSISRPTLYKLLQDYNISESKFNVISDHELDQIVSQIKTEHPNVGEVMLMGHLRSKNIVVQRWRVRKSLRRVDSAGVLSRRRTAVARRVYSVPHPNFIWHIDGNHKLIRWKFVVHGAIDGYSRMLMFLQCSSNNRAETVKALFTAAVGQFGRPLHIRTDHGGENAQIWEDMRASRGESSVLMGSSVHNQRIERFNRDLNNNCSRIYAPIFYELESLGILDLENATDLFCLHYVFLPRINRTLKEFKAGYNNHSVSTEGNRTPIQLFACGTHVSHRHNPELSTAEVSIPSLSNSESRFVPLNDSDLQELYTSIHPFEEDNNNGKTLFQRTQQYIFNKLVNV from the exons ATGTCCAGCGATTTAGCTGAAAACATTGGAAGAGCCGTTTTGTCGGCCATCCAACGATTCAGCGGTAATGCACCCTCGACCTCACAAACGCCGCAGCACTTG GAATCCAGCAATGCACCTGGACCAAGTAGACCTGCCGTCTCCACTGGGATACCATACTGCTCG GATGGTTACCAAGGAAGGCTTCAGATTTCCAAAGAGGAATTGGAAAATGTTCTTTCCCTGAAAACATCTTTTACTGAAGCTGCATCTATCCTTTCCATCTCCAGGCCCACTCTGTATAAGTTACTGCAAGACTATAATATCTCAGAGTCAAAATTCAATGTAATCAGTGACCATGAGTTAGATCAGATAGTGTCCCAGATAAAAACTGAACATCCAAATGTTGGAGAAGTGATGCTGATGGGTCATCTGCGTTCCAAAAACATAGTGGTTCAAAGATGGCGCGTAAGAAAGTCACTGCGGAGGGTGGACTCGGCTGGTGTTCTATCCAGGAGAAGAACTGCAGTTGCTCGGCGAGTATATTCTGTGCCTCATCCAAATTTCATATGGCACATAGATGGAAATCACAAACTGATTCGTTGGAAGTTTGTTGTTCATGGTGCAATAGATGGATACAGCAGGATGTTGATGTTTCTTCAGTGCTCCAGCAATAATCGAGCTGAGACTGTGAAAGCCCTCTTTACTGCAGCTGTTGGACAATTTGGCAGACCCCTGCATATCAGGACTGATCACGGAGGAGAGAATGCTCAGATTTGGGAGGACATGCGAGCAAGCAGGGGTGAAAGCTCTGTCTTAATGGGAAGTTCTGTGCACAACCAGAGGATTGAGCGTTTCAACCGAGACTTAAACAACAACTGTAGCCGCATTTATGCACCTATATTTTATGAATTGGAATCACTTGGTATCCTAGACTTAGAAAATGCAACAGACCTATTTTGCCTTCATTATGTGTTTCTACCACGAATCAACCGCACTTTGAAGGAATTCAAAGCTGGATATAACAATCACTCTGTTTCCACTGAAGGTAATAGAACTCCCATCCAGCTTTTTGCCTGCGGAACTCATGTGTCTCATCGTCACAACCCAGAACTTTCTACAGCAGAGGTCTCCATACCCTCCTTGTCAAACTCTGAAAGTAGGTTTGTCCCATTAAATGACAGCGATTTACAAGAGCTATATACAAGCATTCACCCTTTTGAAGAAGACAACAATAATGGTAAAACATTGTTTCAACGAACACAGCAGTATATTTTTAACAAACTTGTAAATGTGTGA